The following are encoded together in the Mammaliicoccus vitulinus genome:
- a CDS encoding Bug family tripartite tricarboxylate transporter substrate binding protein encodes MGKKKSIILIVLTLLLASCSAKGDTKSKDEKNEVDNFPKKTINIVIPFGEGSASDSFVRQYSQVLNKNSNANFQPVNKDGSGGLIGMLHTYQQNNDGYNILEITPSQVISDNLNKSKEVKLLDDFEPLAQIQSDIYVLSVSQDSPIKNYDDLIEKGKKDKITVGGAGSTGLDDFATNDFSKKAGIDMRFTPYTSGSEVKAAALGGEVDVYLDKVVNVVDYAKSKKVRPLVIFNDERIDEIPEFESVPTTKEKGLDVDIGSWRGFVVKKGVPEDVKKDLNKKIKDAYETEEYKKYASDNLVDIGEGYLGPDEFGKKLNKEYEKFDEIAEDLDIK; translated from the coding sequence ATGGGTAAAAAGAAGTCGATAATCTTAATTGTATTAACGTTATTATTAGCAAGTTGTAGTGCTAAAGGTGATACGAAAAGCAAAGACGAAAAGAATGAAGTCGATAATTTCCCTAAAAAAACGATTAATATTGTCATACCATTTGGAGAGGGAAGTGCAAGTGATTCTTTTGTAAGACAATATTCTCAAGTGTTAAATAAAAATTCAAATGCTAATTTTCAGCCAGTTAATAAAGATGGTAGCGGCGGCTTAATAGGCATGTTACACACGTATCAACAAAATAATGATGGGTACAACATTTTAGAAATTACACCGTCACAAGTCATTTCTGATAACTTAAATAAAAGTAAAGAAGTGAAACTTTTAGATGATTTTGAACCGCTCGCACAAATTCAAAGTGATATTTATGTATTGTCAGTTTCGCAAGACAGCCCTATAAAAAATTATGATGATTTAATTGAAAAAGGTAAAAAAGATAAAATCACAGTCGGTGGAGCAGGTTCAACAGGATTAGATGACTTTGCAACAAACGACTTTTCAAAAAAAGCAGGTATAGATATGAGGTTTACACCGTATACTTCAGGATCAGAAGTCAAAGCTGCCGCACTTGGTGGTGAAGTAGATGTATACCTGGACAAAGTAGTAAATGTTGTAGATTATGCTAAATCTAAAAAAGTGAGACCGCTCGTTATTTTTAATGATGAAAGAATTGATGAGATACCTGAATTTGAAAGTGTACCGACAACAAAAGAAAAAGGGTTAGATGTTGATATAGGATCTTGGAGAGGATTCGTTGTTAAAAAGGGCGTGCCAGAAGATGTTAAGAAGGACTTAAACAAAAAAATAAAAGACGCATATGAAACTGAAGAGTATAAAAAGTATGCATCTGATAATTTAGTAGACATAGGT
- a CDS encoding LysR family transcriptional regulator produces MDSMDWEILRALFKYKNITQTSKILRISQPAVTYRINKLEEEFNVDIINRNQKGVVFTSPGEIIVKYALSMIKDSQKLKEELINQENKVQGTLRLSASSIFSRYQLPKILSEFSQKYPLVEFDVNTGWSEEVFKSVHNDYSQVGILRGDYSFSSEKIRLMTEKIYIVSKHPISIDDLPHLPRIYYNTDTSLNKLIDDWWIGRFVEPSSIAIKVDNMETSKEFVQHGLGFSILPDILLKNNQDLHKIPCLDQNGNAMIRNTDMILKEQYLSNNVVRAFYNFMKERKLEFD; encoded by the coding sequence ATGGATAGCATGGATTGGGAGATATTAAGAGCATTATTTAAATATAAAAACATTACGCAAACAAGTAAAATTTTGAGAATATCACAACCAGCAGTAACTTATAGAATCAATAAGCTTGAAGAAGAATTTAACGTGGATATTATTAATAGAAATCAAAAAGGCGTAGTCTTTACTTCACCAGGAGAAATCATTGTAAAATATGCGCTCTCAATGATAAAAGATAGTCAAAAACTAAAAGAAGAATTAATCAACCAAGAAAACAAAGTACAAGGTACATTGAGATTAAGCGCGTCTAGTATTTTTTCAAGATATCAATTACCTAAAATATTATCAGAATTCAGTCAAAAATATCCTTTAGTAGAATTTGATGTCAACACCGGTTGGAGTGAAGAAGTATTTAAGTCAGTCCATAACGATTACTCGCAAGTCGGCATTTTAAGAGGTGATTATAGCTTTTCATCAGAAAAAATAAGACTTATGACAGAAAAAATTTATATCGTATCTAAACATCCAATATCGATAGATGACTTACCACATTTACCAAGAATTTATTATAATACTGACACTTCACTAAATAAATTGATCGACGATTGGTGGATAGGAAGATTTGTAGAACCATCATCAATTGCAATAAAAGTAGACAATATGGAAACAAGTAAAGAATTCGTACAACACGGCTTAGGATTTTCTATTTTGCCAGATATATTACTCAAAAATAATCAAGACTTACATAAAATACCTTGCCTAGATCAAAATGGAAATGCCATGATCAGAAATACCGATATGATATTAAAAGAACAATACTTATCAAATAACGTCGTTAGAGCATTTTATAATTTTATGAAAGAGAGAAAATTAGAATTCGATTGA
- a CDS encoding 2-methylaconitate cis-trans isomerase PrpF family protein: MDIKSLRVPCVLMRGGTSRGLVFKDSDLPLDHEARERVILKIYGSSPNGQIDGIGGGTSVTSKVAIVGISSTNESDIYYTFGQVGVNKKSIDYNVTCGNMASAVGLYAVEEGLVPRVEGETKVKILNTNTNKIMEVLIPIKDGNVENKGDFSISGVEGTGAKITVSFMNPAGAFTGRLFPTGNVIDEIHVDEKTFEVSILDTGNIVAFVQASDFSLEGYELSQTIDKPDVSKEIEKLRVEVGILLGIFNKYEKINPELEALPKITLVSPPKDYKTELGIINKKENNNIIGRYISMGKLHPAFAVSGSICLATACQIPGTIPHLVCESTTGNSINIGHPNGTISAEVFLQKNESDYKLLKGGTGRTARRIMEGTAVVPKYLIDKEGEHG, encoded by the coding sequence GTGGATATAAAAAGTTTAAGAGTTCCTTGCGTGTTAATGAGAGGGGGAACAAGTAGGGGTCTAGTTTTTAAAGATAGTGATTTACCCCTAGATCATGAAGCGAGAGAAAGAGTTATTTTAAAAATTTATGGCAGCTCTCCAAATGGCCAAATTGATGGTATAGGTGGCGGAACTTCTGTTACGAGCAAAGTCGCAATCGTGGGGATATCAAGTACAAATGAAAGTGATATTTACTATACGTTTGGACAAGTTGGTGTAAATAAGAAGAGCATTGATTACAATGTGACATGTGGAAACATGGCATCAGCAGTAGGACTATATGCAGTTGAAGAAGGTTTAGTCCCAAGAGTCGAAGGTGAAACAAAAGTTAAAATATTAAATACGAATACGAACAAAATAATGGAAGTCTTGATTCCTATAAAAGATGGAAACGTTGAAAACAAAGGTGATTTTTCTATATCAGGTGTAGAAGGCACTGGAGCAAAAATAACAGTGAGTTTTATGAATCCAGCAGGTGCATTTACGGGTAGACTTTTTCCGACGGGCAATGTAATAGATGAAATTCATGTTGATGAAAAAACATTTGAAGTAAGTATTTTAGATACTGGTAACATAGTCGCTTTTGTACAAGCAAGTGATTTTTCACTCGAAGGCTATGAGTTGTCACAAACGATTGATAAACCGGATGTTTCTAAAGAAATTGAAAAATTACGCGTTGAAGTTGGTATTTTATTAGGTATATTTAACAAGTATGAAAAAATCAATCCAGAATTAGAAGCATTACCTAAAATAACATTAGTGAGTCCGCCTAAAGATTATAAGACGGAACTAGGTATAATCAATAAAAAAGAAAATAACAATATTATAGGCAGATACATTTCTATGGGTAAGTTACATCCAGCATTTGCTGTGAGTGGTTCGATCTGTTTAGCAACTGCATGCCAAATACCTGGTACAATCCCACATTTAGTTTGTGAAAGTACCACTGGTAATAGCATCAATATTGGACATCCAAATGGAACAATTTCAGCAGAAGTTTTTTTACAGAAAAATGAAAGCGATTACAAGTTATTAAAAGGTGGCACAGGACGTACAGCTAGAAGAATTATGGAAGGCACTGCTGTCGTTCCTAAATATTTAATAGATAAGGAGGGAGAACATGGGTAA